The following are encoded in a window of Sminthopsis crassicaudata isolate SCR6 chromosome 3, ASM4859323v1, whole genome shotgun sequence genomic DNA:
- the LOC141560964 gene encoding nudC domain-containing protein 2-like — translation MSAPFEERSGVVPCGTPWGQWYQTLEEVFIEVQGKLFDSTIADDGTWTLEDRKMVRIVLTKTKRDAANCWTSLLEIEYAADPWVQDQMQRKLTLERFQKENPGFDFSGAEISGKYSKGGPDFSSLEK, via the exons ATGTCTGCCCCGTTTGAGGAGAGAAGTGGTGTGGTGCCTTGTGGAACGCCCTGGGGCCAGTGGTACCAAACCCTAGAGGAGGTGTTCATTGAAGTCCAGGGCAAACTCTTTGATTCTACAATAGCTGATGATGGAACATGGACATTAGAGGACAGAAAAATGGTTCGAATAGTTCTTACCAAGACAAAGAGAGATGCAGCAAATTGTTGGACCTCTCTCTT agaaattgaatatgcAGCTGATCCTTGGGTACAGgaccaaatgcaaaggaaacttACCCTAGAgagatttcaaaaagaaaaccCTGGTTTTGACTTCAGTGGAGCAGAAATCTCTGGAAAGTACAGTAAAGGTGGACCAGATTTCTCtagtcttgaaaaataa